The genomic interval TCCCGGAATTTCAGCCATGTCCTCCCTGCCCGAAGCCAAACTCGATATCCTTCTCGCCCGTCACGCCACGCTCGAAGCCGAACTGCTGAGTCAGGTCAGTGCCGAGCGGTACGTGCAGATGACGCGCGAACTGGCCGAGCTCAATCCCGTCGTGGAGGCCGTGAAGAACTGGCGCGCCGTCGGGACCGAAATCTCCGGCATCGACGCGATGATCGCCGATCCGGCCACGGACGCAGAGATGCGGGCGATGGCGGAAGCCGAGCGTCCGGCGCTGGAGGCGCGCGGCGACGAGCTCGCGCAGAAGATCCGCGTCGCGTTGCTGCCGAAAGACGCGATGGATGAGCGCAACGTGATGCTCGAAATCCGCGCCGGCACCGGAGGCGACGAAGCCTCGCTGTTCGCCGGCGATCTGTTCCGGATGTACGAGCGCTTCGCAGGCTTGCAGGGCTGGAAGGTGGAGGCGGTATCGGCGAGCGAAGGCACCATGGGCGGCTACAAGGAAATCGTCGCCGAAGTGCGGGGCCGGGGCGCCTACGCCAAGCTGAAGTTCGAATCCGGCGTGCACCGGGTGCAGCGCGTGCCCGATACCGAGACGCAGGGACGCGTCCACACCTCTGCGGCGACGGTGGCGGTGCTGCCGGAAGCCGAGGAGGTCGACGTCGAGATCAAGACCGACGATCTGCGCATCGAAACCATGCGCGCGCAGGGCGCGGGGGGCCAGCACGTCAACAAGACGGAATCGGCGATC from Nitrobacter sp. NHB1 carries:
- the prfA gene encoding peptide chain release factor 1, which produces MSSLPEAKLDILLARHATLEAELLSQVSAERYVQMTRELAELNPVVEAVKNWRAVGTEISGIDAMIADPATDAEMRAMAEAERPALEARGDELAQKIRVALLPKDAMDERNVMLEIRAGTGGDEASLFAGDLFRMYERFAGLQGWKVEAVSASEGTMGGYKEIVAEVRGRGAYAKLKFESGVHRVQRVPDTETQGRVHTSAATVAVLPEAEEVDVEIKTDDLRIETMRAQGAGGQHVNKTESAIRITHIPTGIVVMMQDSRSQHKNRASAMNILRSRIYDAERQRINAARSADRKDQVGSGDRSERIRTYNFPQGRVTDHRINLTLYKLPQVIAGDALHELIDALTTEHQAAQLATEGGGA